From one Anopheles cruzii chromosome 3, idAnoCruzAS_RS32_06, whole genome shotgun sequence genomic stretch:
- the LOC128273373 gene encoding homeobox protein B-H2-like translates to MLEEAEVRAGKMMCRTNSTPPPGSPAGSDISVGSPSPPPLGSESVGHPHLTHPHPLAVTHLVQAAATHHPLVVHPHHHHPHHPHLPHHPHPALHGRAEDYFTPLKRLRMVDGSSTGGSPSGSPKESTSRGSSPPTPIGAMVTTNTTTGSSTTIPTTTTTAGVTNTTKAVAGAGAGAATAAEGVKSFSIADILGRDADATGRGETGREPSPPSASLHHPHHHLHLSPHHPAAHLAAAAAAAAHHQQHHHHGSTLQQAASKIVRPWDHLRGPIPVRPFLPPALLHYEHRLALDYHQQLQEHFRAQAQLLRHMSMDIIPSESGSERSSSAASDCCSPEIGRGSDHQSHQSSQSSSSGVGGGSAAVEGSGRSGGGGGGTGGGKSGNGKTAPNGTPLDALFQMTNKNFDETSEESGRYHLGLSFDRKDPKRKRQRMTAFTNHQIFELEKRFLYQKYLSPSDRDEIAAALGLSNAQVITWFQNRRAKLKRDMEELKKDVETVKVLSAHKTFLENVNDMNILKKKIMHDDGGSPQK, encoded by the exons ATGCTGGAGGAGGCTGAAGTGCGTGCGGGAAAGATGATGTGTCGAACAAACAGTACACCTCCCCCGGGCAGTCCGGCCGGCTCGGATATCTCCGTCGGTTCGCCGAGCCCCCCGCCGCTCGGCAGTGAATCGGTGGGGCACCCGCACCTCACTCACCCTCACCCACTCGCCGTGACGCATCTGGTGCAGGCGGCCGCGACCCACCACCCACTAGTGGTGCAcccccaccatcaccacccacACCACCCACACCTCCCGcaccacccgcacccggcGCTCCATGGTCGAGCCGAGGACTACTTCACCCCACTGAAGCGGTTACGGATGGTGGACGggagcagcaccggcggcagccCGAGCGGAAGTCCGAAGGAGTCGACCAGCCGCGGCTCAAGTCCTCCCACGCCGATCGGCGCGATggtcaccaccaacacgacgACCGgctccagcaccaccatccccaccaccaccaccaccgccggtgtcACCAACACAACCAAAGCCGtcgccggagccggtgccggtgccgcgaCAGCGGCCGAAGGCGTCAAGTCCTTCTCGATCGCCGACATCCTGGGCCGCGATGCGGACGCGACCGGGCGGGGTGAAACCGGCCGGGAACCGAGCCCCCCGTCGGCCAGCCTACATCatccgcaccaccacctccacctgTCACCGCACCATCCGGCGGCCCacctagcggcggcggcagcggccgcggcccatcaccagcagcaccatcaccacgggAGCACCCTGCAGCAGGCGGCTTCGAAGATTGTGCGGCCTTGGGACCATCTCCGCGGCCCCATCCCGGTCCGACCGTTCCTACCCCCGGCGCTACTCCACTACGAGCATCGGTTGGCGCTCGATTAccatcagcagctgcaggagcaCTTCCGGGCGCAGGCACAGCTCCTGCGGCACATGAGCATGGACATCATCCCGTCCGAGAGTGGCTCGGAGCGGTCCAGTTCGGCCGCCAGCGATTGCTGTTCGCCGGAAATTGGACGCGGATCGGACCACCAGAGTCACCAGTCGTCGCagtcctcgtcgtccggtgTCGGCGGTGGCTCGGCGGCCGTGGAGGGAAGTGGCCGaagcggtggcggaggtggtggcaCTGGTGGCGGCAAGTCCGGCAATGGTAAAACGGCCCCGAACGGCACCCCGCTGGACGCGCTGTTCCAGATGACCAACAAAAACTTCGACGAGACCAGCGAAGAAAGTGGTAGGTACCA TCTTGGTT TGTCCTTCGATCGGAAGGATCCGAAGCGTAAGCGG CAGAGAATGACCGCGTTCACGAACCATCAGATTTTCGAGCTGGAAAAGCGGTTCCTCTACCAGAAGTACCTGTCGCCGTCGGACCGGGACGAGATTGCGGCCGCCCTCGGACTCTCCAATGCACAG GTCATCACGTGGTTCCAGAACCGGCGGGCCAAGCTGAAGCGCGACATGGAGGAGTTAAAAAAGGACGTCGAGACGGTGAAGGTGCTGTCGGCGCACAAAACCTTCCTGGAGAACGTGAACGACATGAACAttctgaagaagaaaatcatgcacgacgacggtggcagtcCGCAGAAGTAA